Proteins encoded together in one Portunus trituberculatus isolate SZX2019 chromosome 39, ASM1759143v1, whole genome shotgun sequence window:
- the LOC123515653 gene encoding uncharacterized protein LOC123515653: MASTSNSSTSSSASPLSLFDKEALVELIKEYFDVLNDKSTKFYASNRKAQAWQEISRKFCDSTGHQKTPLQLCKIWENIKARSNNDYSRHKAERVKTGGGKSPKPVDPLSQSILPLLDNELDPLCNTWYSDHGHHTVVENESDGSVTLSLSQLEDPVQEKILPQQVPYGSPAAPAQPVLHNGPGVPPQLVLHNGPGVPPQPVLHSNPTATMEQPVTPRPRKGHLVKKKLVQDAKQ, translated from the exons ATGGCTTCTACAAGcaactcctccacctcatctagTGCCTCTCCTTTGTCCCTTTTTGATAAAGAGGCACTTGTGGAACTCATTAAAGAATACTTTGATGTCCTTAATGACAAGTCCACCAAATTCTATGCTTCAAACAGGAAGGCTCAAGCATGGCAAGAAATATCAAGAAAGTTTTGTGACTCCACAGGTCACCAAAAAACTCCCTTGCAGTTATGCAAGATATGGGAGAACATCAAAGCTAG GAGCAACAATGATTACTCCCGGCACAAGGCTGAGAGGGTAAAGACAGGAGGTGGTAAGTCACCAAAGCCTGTGGATCCTCTCTCACAAAGCATCCTTCCTTTGCTGGACAATGAATTGGACCCACTATGCAACACATGGTACAGTGATCATGGACACCACACGGTTGTTGAAAATGAAT CTGATGGGTCTGTGACACTTTCTCTGTCACAGCTGGAGGATCCCGTCCAAGAGAAAATCCTTCCTCAGCAAGTGCCCTATGGTAGTCCAGCTGCCCCTGCTCAGCCAGTGCTCCACAATGGTCCTGGTGTCCCTCCTCAGCTAGTGCTCCACAATGGTCCTGGTGTCCCTCCTCAGCCAGTGCTCCACAGCAATCCTACTGCCACCATGGAACAGCCAGTGACTCCAAGGCCAAGGAAGGGGCACTTGGTAAAGAAGAAGCTGGTACAAGATGCAAAGCAGTGA